The nucleotide sequence GATATTGGTCTTGCTCTATCTGCTGTCAAACAACGGCCGGGATGCCGACGCCGGGCCAGTCGGTTGGGTTTATGCCCTGCTGTATGTTCCTCTCTTTATCTGGCTAAGGCATTACGACCCTCTGGCCGTCTTCTTTTTTCTGCTGGCCCTGTTTACCTTGCTGCGTGGTCGCTCTTGGTGGCTGACCGGGTTGATCATTGGCGTCGGAACAATGATAAAATTTTTCCCTGTTTTGCTGCTGATACCCATCTGGTGGCTGCGTGGTTGGCAAACCGCCTTAAAAAGCGGCTTGGTGATTTTGCTGGTCATCATTATTATTTTTGGCCCGCTTTTGCTCCTGAGTCCAGATTATACCCTGGCCTCTTTGCTGGCCCAGTCTAGCAAATCATCCTGGCAAACGGTGTGGGCCTTGCTCGATGGCAATGTAGATAATACCGGCAGTTTCGGCCCCCTTGAAGATCATTTTGACCTGGCTAAAGCAACAGAAACTCTCTACCATCCTTCACGCCTGTCCCCCTGGCTGACCCTGCTCTCTTTTGGGTTACTGGGGATATTCATTCTGACGCGCCCGCTGGTCAGAAACAAAAAAAATAGTTTAATCATCACCTCGCTGGTTTTGCTGATATTTTTCTGTGGGCCAAAGGCTGGAGTCCCCAGTGGCAGCTTTATCTTTTGCCCCTGCTCCTGTTAAGCCTGCCGTTGGGACGGGCCGTGGTATTTATGTTGGCCCTGAGTTGGATTAACCTGCTGGAGTGGCCCATTATTCTCTCGCGGGGCCTGGTTGACCTTTTGCCGTTGACCATCATGGCCCGGACGCTGGTGCTTATCTTATTAGCTTGGGAGTTGTATCGGCACATGGACAAACCGGTTGTCCCTAAAACAGTTATCTGATGAAATCCATCTCATTTACCTCAAAATCTGTTTGGAGAGATTTAGCCCTCCTTTTTGTGTTGGCCCTGCTCATCCGTTTATTGGCCGCTTTGCCGCAGCAGCAACCCAATTATATGGATGCCGCTTATTATTACGTTAATGCCCTCAACTTGGCTGCCGGGCGCGGTTTTGTGGAAGATTTTGTCTGGATTTACCTGGACCATCCAACCCCGCCCCCTCATCCCAGCCATCTCTATTGGCTGCCGCTGCCGTCTATCCTGGCCTGGGCGGGGATGGCGTTAGGCGGCACTACGTACCGGGCCGCTCAGGTATCTTTTGTTATCGCCTCGGCGTTGTTGGCTCCCATCACCTACATTGCCACTTACATTTTGTCAAGGCAGCGCTGGCAAAGCTGGCTAGCTGGATTGTTAATGATCTTTAGCGGTTTCTATTTTCCATTCTGGACGGCCATTGACAATTTTACGCCCTTTGCCGTGTTTGGGTCGCTGGCCTTGTTGACCGCCTGGTGGGGGATGGTAAATTACAAACCTGTCCTGAGCGAAGCCGAAGGATGGCAAATTACAAATGGCAAATTACAAATAACAAGTTACAAATCACAAATAACAAATAACAAGTTACAAACAGTCATTCACAATTCACAATTCACAATTCACAATTCACAATTAATTATTCTTTCCGGCATCTGCGCTGGCCTGGCCCACCTCTCCCGCGCCGATGGCCCGCTCCTGCTGGTCGCCATTATCTTGACTGTTTTTTTGTATTTCATATTCCATGATAAACTGTCCATTTCACGTTTCACGTTTCACGTTTCACGTTTTACTCTCTTCCTCCTCCTGGGCTACCTCTTAATTATGACTCCCTGGTTCATTCGCAATTGGCAGGTGGTGGGCGCGCCCTTATCCGCAGCCGGGATGCAGACCATCTGGCTGACCACTTATGACGATTTATTTAGCTATGGCCGGGAGTTGTCGCTCCAGACGTTTTGGGCCCAGGGCCTCCAGGCGATATGGCAGGGACGCTGGTGGGCGTTGAAAACAAATTTGCAAACGGTTCTGGCGGTGTGGGGCATGGTTTTTGGGCTGCCGCTGGCCCTGATTGGGTATTGGCATTTGCGCCGTCATGTTTTGATGCAACTGGCCGGTTGGTATGCCTTGCTTCTTTTTATTGCCATGACTTTTATTTTTGCTTTCCCCGGCGCGCGGGGCGGACTGTTTCATTCTGGAGGCGCCTTACTGCCCTTTATCTATGCCGCCGCCGCCGTGGGTTTGGACCGGTCTATCAAGTGGGTGGTCGCTCGCCGCAGCCGTTGGGATGCGCGCCTGGCCCAACAATTTTTTGGAGTGGGTTTGGTGGTGATGGCCGTAGCCTTGAGCAGTTTCATTTATAATCAGCGCGTCCTCAAAAACAATACCTGGAACCGGGCCGATGGCCTCTATCCGGTGGTGGCCGCCTGGGTGGCCCAACAAAATCCGGAGGCAGTGGTGATGATCAATAATCCCCCGGCTTATCGTTATCACGGCGGCGGCCTGAGCGTGGCGATCCCCAATGAAGATATAGAAACTACCTTGCAGGCGGCTCGCCGCTACCGGGTGGATTATTTGATTTTGGAATATAATCATCCTGCCCCCCTGGATAAAATTTACAAACAAACGGTTGTGCATCCCCAATTATCTTTAGTTAAAACTTTTGAGGGTGTTTACATTTATAAAATTATTCAACCCTAAAATGTCTTATATTTCGCGTTTACAAAGTTTAATTTTTTACCTGGGCGTTGCTTTTGCCGTGGGCCTGTTTTACCTGGTTGTTTCCCGGTGGGGTTTTGGTTTTTCCGGTTTCCCCCTGGACGATGCCTGGATTCATCAAACGTATGCCCGTAACCTGGCTCGCAGCGGCCAACTGGCTTTTACGCCGGGGGTGCCCAGCGCCGGTTCTACCGCGCCGCTCTGGTCATTTTTGTTGAGCGTGGGTTACTGGCTGGGTATGCCGTTTCAAATTTACACGTATAGCCTGGGCCTGATTTTTCTGGGTCTGACCGGCTGGACGGTGGCTCGTTTGGGCCGGCATCTTTTCCCCCACAGGCAAAGGATTGGTTTTTGGGCCGGTTTGTTTTGTGTTTTTGAATGGCATCTGGTATGGGCGGCTGTCTCCGGCATGGAAACGATTTTATTTGTCTGGCTGTCAACTTTTCTGGTTGAACGTTACTTATCCCTTATATCTGTCAAAACAGAAACGGAAAGTAAATCAATCGCCTCAAATTTCCAACTGTTCAGCCTGGGCCTTTTGGGCGGCCTTTTAGTCCTCACCCGTCCCGAAGGATTGGGGTTGCTCGGATTGATAGGTTTGGCTGTGGCTTATCGCTGGCGTCAAGCTCAGGCCAAAATAGGTGATTTATTGTTAGCCTGGATTTCGCTGGCTGTTGGGGCAGGCGTTCTGCTACTTCCCTACCTGGCCTTTCATCTTTGGATGACCGGCCTGCCCTTGCCTAACACCTTTTACGCCAAGCAGGCTGAATACGGCCTGATCTTGCAAACCTACCCCCTGTGGTGGCGGCTCTTTGGCAATGTTGGCCCGGTAGTAGAATCGGTGCAGGGGGTCTTCCGGGTTATTTTTATTGGCCCGCAGATTCTTTTATTGCCGGGTTTGTGTTTGGCCGCCTGGTTAACCGTTAAGGAACGCCGGACAGAGTTGATTGTCATCTGGTTGTGGTGGCTGGGCTATCTGATGCTTTACGCCTTCAGACTGCCGGTCACTTACCAGCATGGCCGGTATCAAATGCCCGCTATCCCCTGGCTGGTCCTCTTGGGAGTATGGGGGACGTTCCACCTGGTGAATTTGTGGGCCTCTTTATCTCTGGGCAAAGGCGGGCGTTTTATTCTTCGCCTGATGGGCCGG is from Anaerolineae bacterium and encodes:
- a CDS encoding DUF2029 domain-containing protein, with product MFSFGSKRLNQFLLILLLFLNARVLMLLVLPADNLTLYGDYPYYFDLGRLFGELGYWPFIHYWSEYPPLFPSFNLAIYELSGGIFKNYVVWLGLFLLLFEAGILVLLYLLSNNGRDADAGPVGWVYALLYVPLFIWLRHYDPLAVFFFLLALFTLLRGRSWWLTGLIIGVGTMIKFFPVLLLIPIWWLRGWQTALKSGLVILLVIIIIFGPLLLLSPDYTLASLLAQSSKSSWQTVWALLDGNVDNTGSFGPLEDHFDLAKATETLYHPSRLSPWLTLLSFGLLGIFILTRPLVRNKKNSLIITSLVLLIFFCGPKAGVPSGSFIFCPCSC